One region of Bradyrhizobium betae genomic DNA includes:
- a CDS encoding enoyl-CoA hydratase/isomerase: MQFKHVTLDFDGSVAILKLDHQEVMNAVSVDMLGGLSDALDAIEEKKDEVRCVVLTGAGRAFCTGANLQGRNNQSKKTKAGMTLETGFHPFLRRIRNLHCPIVTAVNGPAAGAGMSFALLGDIILCARSSYFLQAFRRIGLVPDCGSTWLLPRLIGKARSVELSLLGERLPAEKALEWGLVNRVHDDGVLMEEAMKLARDLASGPTVALSLIRKLYWDSPENSFEDQLNLEFQCQLRAGDTEDFREGVGAFLEKRPAKFNGK; encoded by the coding sequence ATGCAGTTCAAACACGTCACGCTCGATTTCGATGGTTCGGTCGCGATCCTCAAGCTCGACCATCAGGAGGTGATGAACGCGGTGTCCGTGGACATGCTGGGTGGTCTCTCCGACGCGCTCGATGCGATCGAGGAGAAGAAGGACGAGGTGCGCTGCGTCGTGCTGACCGGTGCGGGGCGGGCGTTCTGCACCGGCGCCAACCTGCAGGGCCGCAACAACCAGTCGAAGAAGACCAAGGCCGGCATGACGCTCGAGACCGGCTTCCATCCGTTCCTGCGCCGCATCCGCAACCTGCATTGTCCGATCGTGACCGCGGTGAACGGCCCGGCCGCAGGCGCCGGCATGAGCTTCGCGCTGCTCGGCGATATCATCTTGTGCGCGCGATCGTCTTATTTTCTGCAAGCGTTCCGCCGCATCGGCCTCGTGCCGGATTGCGGCTCGACCTGGCTGCTGCCGCGCCTGATCGGCAAGGCGCGCTCGGTCGAATTGTCGCTGCTGGGCGAGCGCCTGCCGGCGGAGAAGGCGCTGGAATGGGGGCTCGTCAACCGCGTCCATGACGACGGCGTGCTGATGGAGGAGGCGATGAAGCTCGCGCGCGACCTCGCCAGCGGCCCGACCGTGGCGCTGTCGCTGATCCGCAAGCTGTATTGGGACAGCCCGGAAAACTCCTTCGAGGATCAGCTCAATCTCGAATTCCAGTGCCAGCTGCGCGCCGGCGACACGGAGGATTTCCGTGAAGGCGTCGGTGCCTTCCTGGAGAAGCGTCCGGCCAAGTTCAACGGCAAATGA
- a CDS encoding SDR family NAD(P)-dependent oxidoreductase → MSIFDLSGRVAVITGGNGGIGLGIAQALAAQGCNVSIWGRNADKNKAAAASMAGLSGKVDSRICDVTDPASVNAAMKATLDTFGRVDGCFANAGIGGGGRRSFIERTEEEWRTMFATNLDGVFHAFQAAAKHMTDRANAGDPFGRLVATSSLASIFGTARNEHYAATKAAINALVRALGVELARHGVTANAILPGWIKSDMTAGIMANEKFVANVMPRIPMRRFGEASDFGGIAVYLMSKASSYHTADTFVIDGGYTAF, encoded by the coding sequence ATGAGCATCTTCGACCTCTCCGGCCGCGTGGCCGTGATCACCGGCGGCAATGGCGGTATCGGGCTCGGCATCGCACAGGCGCTTGCCGCCCAGGGCTGCAACGTCTCGATCTGGGGCCGCAATGCTGACAAGAACAAGGCTGCTGCCGCGAGCATGGCGGGGCTATCAGGCAAGGTCGACAGCCGCATCTGCGACGTCACTGATCCCGCCTCGGTCAATGCCGCGATGAAGGCCACGCTCGATACATTCGGCCGGGTCGACGGGTGCTTTGCCAATGCCGGCATCGGCGGCGGCGGTCGGCGCTCCTTCATCGAGCGCACCGAAGAGGAATGGCGCACGATGTTTGCGACCAACCTCGACGGCGTGTTCCATGCATTCCAGGCGGCGGCAAAGCACATGACCGACCGCGCCAATGCCGGCGATCCCTTCGGCCGGCTGGTTGCGACCTCCAGCCTCGCCTCGATCTTCGGCACCGCGCGCAACGAGCATTATGCTGCGACCAAGGCCGCCATCAACGCGCTGGTGCGCGCGCTGGGCGTCGAGCTGGCGCGCCACGGCGTCACCGCGAATGCGATCCTGCCCGGCTGGATCAAGAGCGACATGACCGCCGGCATCATGGCCAACGAGAAGTTCGTCGCCAACGTCATGCCGCGGATTCCGATGCGGCGCTTCGGCGAGGCCAGCGATTTCGGCGGCATCGCGGTGTACCTGATGAGCAAGGCGTCATCGTATCACACGGCGGATACGTTCGTGATCGACGGCGGATATACCGCGTTTTGA
- a CDS encoding VOC family protein has protein sequence MFSHIMIGTNDLDKAKAFYDNLLSTLEVRPARVDGHRIFYITKTGVFSVSKPINGEPATCANGGTIGFACASPEQVDAWHAAGLAAGGASIEDPPGVRQGPGGKLYLAYLRDLDGNKICAMHRMPN, from the coding sequence ATGTTTTCACACATCATGATCGGCACCAACGACCTCGACAAGGCCAAGGCTTTCTACGACAATCTGCTCAGCACCCTCGAGGTGCGGCCCGCCAGGGTCGACGGGCACCGCATCTTCTACATCACCAAGACCGGCGTATTCTCGGTGTCGAAGCCGATCAACGGCGAGCCCGCGACCTGCGCCAACGGCGGCACCATCGGCTTTGCCTGCGCTTCGCCCGAGCAGGTCGATGCCTGGCACGCAGCCGGCCTCGCCGCCGGCGGCGCGTCGATCGAGGATCCCCCCGGCGTGCGTCAGGGCCCGGGCGGCAAGCTCTATCTCGCCTATTTGCGCGACCTCGACGGCAACAAGATTTGCGCGATGCACCGGATGCCGAACTGA
- a CDS encoding acyl-CoA dehydrogenase family protein gives MTKHAYIPRTTNYTLNPGDELNDLRMSDQVRPLYDHVRKFIRDTVEPMSIEFAKAGEGKQDRWSFTPKQLEVLEVAKNKAKKEGLWNFFLPDDDTGQGLKNLDYAYIASELGKSPLASETMNCSAPDTGNMEVLERVGTKEQKEKWLKPLMNGEIRSAYVMTEPNVASSDAKNISTTAKLVGDEWVINGEKYYISGVGDPRCKILIVMVKTSPDAAPSKQQSQILVPRDTPGVEVLGPMYVFGQDHAPRGHMHMRFNNVRVPKENMLLGEGRGFEISQLRLGPGRIHHCMRTIGKAEKALDLMVQRGLTREAFGKKIAHLGGNMQIIAQARCEIEAMRLMVLKAAKAMDVLGNKEARVWVSMVKAMVPERACKIIDQSIQMHGATGISHWTPLAEMYQDVRHLRFADGPDEVHWMVVGRHELSMA, from the coding sequence ATGACAAAACACGCCTACATACCCCGCACCACCAACTACACCCTCAATCCCGGCGACGAGCTCAACGACCTGCGCATGTCGGACCAGGTCCGGCCGCTCTACGATCACGTCAGGAAGTTCATCCGCGACACTGTCGAGCCGATGTCGATCGAGTTCGCCAAGGCGGGCGAAGGCAAGCAGGATCGCTGGAGCTTCACGCCGAAGCAGCTGGAGGTGCTCGAGGTCGCCAAGAACAAGGCGAAGAAGGAAGGCCTCTGGAACTTCTTCCTGCCCGATGACGACACCGGCCAGGGCCTGAAGAACCTCGATTACGCCTATATCGCCTCCGAGCTCGGTAAGAGCCCGCTGGCCTCCGAGACCATGAACTGCTCGGCGCCCGACACCGGCAACATGGAAGTGCTGGAGCGCGTCGGCACCAAGGAGCAGAAGGAGAAGTGGCTGAAGCCGCTGATGAACGGCGAGATCCGCTCGGCCTATGTCATGACGGAGCCGAACGTCGCTTCTTCAGATGCCAAGAACATCTCGACGACCGCCAAGCTCGTTGGCGACGAGTGGGTCATCAACGGCGAGAAATACTACATCTCCGGCGTCGGCGATCCCCGCTGCAAGATCCTCATCGTGATGGTGAAGACCAGTCCGGATGCGGCGCCGAGCAAGCAGCAGTCGCAGATCCTGGTGCCGCGCGACACGCCCGGCGTCGAGGTGCTCGGGCCCATGTACGTGTTCGGCCAGGACCACGCGCCGCGCGGCCACATGCACATGCGCTTCAACAACGTGCGCGTGCCGAAGGAGAACATGCTGCTCGGCGAAGGCCGCGGCTTCGAGATCTCGCAGCTCCGCCTCGGACCCGGCCGCATCCATCACTGCATGCGCACGATCGGCAAGGCCGAGAAGGCGCTCGACCTGATGGTGCAGCGTGGCCTCACCCGCGAGGCCTTCGGCAAGAAGATTGCCCATCTCGGCGGCAACATGCAGATCATCGCGCAGGCGCGCTGCGAGATCGAGGCGATGCGGCTGATGGTGCTGAAGGCCGCCAAGGCCATGGACGTGCTCGGCAACAAGGAGGCCCGCGTCTGGGTCTCCATGGTCAAGGCCATGGTGCCCGAGCGCGCCTGCAAGATCATCGACCAGTCGATCCAGATGCACGGCGCCACCGGCATCTCGCACTGGACCCCGCTCGCCGAAATGTATCAGGACGTGCGCCATCTGCGCTTCGCGGATGGTCCGGACGAGGTGCACTGGATGGTGGTGGGACGGCATGAGCTGAGCATGGCTTAA
- a CDS encoding flavin reductase family protein encodes MDYAASELTPRERYKVLTSFILPRPIAWVTTVGPTGVVNAAPFSFFNAFCEDPPLCMFAANRKPDGRDKDTFLNIQRTGEFVVNIADEPLARAMHESSGDFPPDIGEPDYLGLKLAASKTVAVPRLADTPWAMECKLWKMIDVNDDRRLIMGEGLHFYIRDELWDHQAMRVHMDRYHPIGRMFADRYCRTDDRVVFPAAEGVKGK; translated from the coding sequence ATGGACTACGCCGCCAGCGAGCTGACGCCACGCGAGCGCTACAAGGTGCTGACGTCCTTCATCCTGCCGCGGCCGATCGCGTGGGTGACGACGGTCGGGCCGACCGGCGTGGTCAACGCCGCGCCGTTCAGCTTCTTCAACGCCTTCTGCGAGGATCCGCCGCTGTGCATGTTCGCGGCGAACCGCAAGCCTGATGGCCGGGACAAGGACACGTTCCTCAACATCCAGCGGACCGGCGAATTCGTGGTCAACATCGCCGACGAGCCGCTGGCGAGAGCCATGCACGAGAGCAGCGGCGATTTTCCCCCTGACATCGGCGAGCCCGACTATCTCGGGCTGAAGCTCGCGGCGTCGAAGACGGTCGCAGTGCCGCGGCTGGCCGACACGCCGTGGGCGATGGAGTGCAAGCTCTGGAAGATGATCGACGTCAACGACGATCGCCGCCTGATCATGGGCGAAGGCCTGCACTTCTACATCCGCGACGAACTCTGGGACCACCAGGCGATGCGGGTGCACATGGATCGCTATCACCCGATCGGGCGCATGTTCGCCGACCGCTATTGCCGCACGGACGACCGCGTGGTGTTTCCGGCGGCCGAGGGTGTGAAGGGGAAGTAG
- the yghU gene encoding glutathione-dependent disulfide-bond oxidoreductase, translated as MTDAPYVPPKVWTWTKENGGQFASINRPIAGATHDKELPIGKHPLQLYSLATPNGVKVTVMLEELLALGHKGAEYDAWLIKIGNGDQFGSGFVDINPNSKIPALMDRSGPEPIRVFESGSILFYLAEKFGAFLPKEIKARTEAMSWLFWQMGSAPYLGGGFGHFYAYAPFKIEYAIDRFAMEVKRQLDVLDRRLADNEYLAGKDYTIADIAVWPWYGALAKGLVYGAGEFLSVQDYKNVQRWTDQIAQRPAVKRGRMVNRVSGDPASQLHERHDASDFETKTQDKVAPAT; from the coding sequence ATGACCGACGCCCCCTACGTGCCGCCCAAAGTCTGGACCTGGACCAAGGAGAACGGCGGGCAGTTCGCCAGCATCAACCGCCCCATCGCCGGCGCGACGCACGACAAGGAGCTGCCCATCGGCAAGCATCCGCTGCAGCTCTATTCGCTGGCGACGCCGAACGGGGTGAAGGTCACCGTGATGCTGGAGGAGCTCTTGGCGCTCGGTCACAAGGGCGCCGAATACGACGCCTGGCTGATCAAGATCGGCAACGGCGACCAGTTCGGCAGCGGTTTCGTCGACATCAACCCCAACTCGAAGATCCCGGCGCTGATGGACCGCTCGGGCCCGGAGCCGATCCGGGTGTTCGAGTCCGGCTCGATCCTGTTCTATCTCGCCGAGAAGTTCGGCGCCTTCCTTCCGAAGGAGATCAAGGCCCGCACCGAGGCGATGTCGTGGCTGTTCTGGCAGATGGGCAGCGCGCCTTATCTCGGCGGCGGCTTCGGCCATTTCTACGCCTACGCGCCGTTCAAGATCGAATACGCCATCGACCGCTTTGCGATGGAGGTCAAGCGCCAGCTCGATGTGCTCGACCGGCGCCTCGCCGACAACGAATACCTCGCGGGCAAGGACTACACCATCGCCGATATCGCGGTGTGGCCCTGGTACGGCGCGCTCGCCAAGGGGCTGGTCTACGGCGCCGGCGAATTCCTGTCGGTGCAGGACTACAAGAACGTGCAGCGCTGGACCGACCAGATCGCGCAGCGCCCCGCCGTGAAGCGCGGCCGCATGGTCAATCGCGTCTCCGGCGATCCCGCCAGCCAATTGCACGAACGCCACGACGCATCCGATTTCGAGACGAAGACCCAGGACAAGGTCGCGCCGGCGACGTAG
- a CDS encoding nitronate monooxygenase: MKSPICDMLGIEFPLLAFSHCRDVVAAVSRAGGFGVLGATVHTPDTLERELKWIDAHVDGKPYGIDVLIPENISTAGEKDVTWKSLEARVPQEHRRYTRDLLKKYDIELTTTDVADNQPQPFDAKTALALLEVSFNHPIRLIANALGVPPKAMIEMGKKHGVPVAALVGAKEHALRQVAAGVDILVVQGTEAGGHCGEVSTLVLVPEVIKAIKPIRDVPVLAAGGIMTGRQMAACMAMGAAGAWTGSVWLATVEAETTEIFREKMIAASSRDAIRSKGRTGKPARQLRSVWTDAWDRAPESPGSLPMPLQSIISRDAFNAIDRAAAGGNARARDLVSYFVGQGVGLIDSVKSAGAVVQEFKEDFAEAVEHMNALVE; encoded by the coding sequence ATGAAATCGCCGATCTGCGACATGCTGGGAATCGAGTTCCCGCTGCTCGCCTTCAGCCATTGCCGCGACGTGGTTGCCGCCGTCAGCCGCGCCGGCGGTTTTGGCGTGCTCGGCGCGACCGTGCACACGCCCGACACGCTCGAACGCGAGCTGAAATGGATCGACGCGCATGTCGACGGCAAGCCCTACGGCATCGACGTGCTGATCCCCGAAAACATCTCGACCGCGGGCGAGAAGGACGTCACCTGGAAGAGCCTGGAAGCCCGGGTGCCGCAAGAGCATCGCAGGTACACGCGCGATCTCCTGAAGAAATACGACATCGAGCTGACCACGACTGATGTGGCCGACAACCAGCCGCAGCCGTTCGACGCGAAGACGGCGCTGGCATTGCTCGAAGTCTCCTTCAATCATCCGATCCGCCTGATCGCCAATGCGCTCGGCGTACCGCCGAAAGCGATGATCGAGATGGGCAAGAAGCATGGCGTGCCGGTCGCGGCGCTCGTCGGCGCCAAGGAGCATGCGCTGCGCCAGGTCGCGGCCGGCGTCGACATCCTCGTGGTGCAGGGCACCGAAGCCGGCGGCCATTGCGGCGAGGTCTCGACCCTGGTGCTGGTGCCGGAGGTGATCAAGGCGATCAAGCCGATCCGCGACGTGCCGGTGCTGGCTGCGGGCGGGATCATGACAGGGCGGCAGATGGCGGCCTGCATGGCGATGGGCGCGGCCGGCGCCTGGACCGGCTCGGTGTGGCTTGCCACCGTCGAGGCCGAGACCACCGAGATATTCCGCGAGAAGATGATCGCCGCGTCTTCGCGCGATGCGATCCGCTCGAAGGGCCGCACCGGAAAGCCGGCCCGGCAGCTCCGCTCGGTCTGGACCGATGCCTGGGACCGCGCGCCGGAGAGTCCGGGTTCGCTGCCGATGCCGCTGCAGAGCATCATCAGCCGCGACGCCTTCAACGCGATCGATCGTGCGGCGGCAGGCGGCAACGCGCGGGCACGCGACCTCGTCAGCTATTTCGTCGGCCAGGGCGTCGGGTTGATCGACAGCGTGAAGTCCGCCGGCGCCGTGGTGCAGGAGTTCAAGGAAGACTTTGCCGAAGCCGTCGAGCACATGAATGCGCTGGTGGAGTAG
- a CDS encoding acetyl-CoA acetyltransferase, with product MTSIPEDRIPVIVGIGEIVDRPKEITEGLEPLDLLEQALRRAEADAGAKLLGEVQSLDVVNFLSWRYRDPEKLLAQRLGITPAHCYYGPVGGESPIRFIHEAAKRIARGECSVAAVCGAEAQSTATKAERAGAKLPWTPFAHDVEEPKRGAAFQKPLAVTLGVFRPVTVYPFYEAASSAHWGQTPREAMAESGTLWSRYSEAAAQNPNAWLKRRYAPDEITTPTADNRLIAWPYNKLMVANPSVNMGGALLLTSLAKARAAGIPEDKLVYPLGGASAEEPRDYLLRDQFYESHPQNAVLNAVMDLAGGDGGKFDAIELYSCFPCVPKMARRTLGLGADVQPTVTGGLTFFGAPLNTYMTHAACAMVRRVRDGARLGLLYGQGGFVTKHHALVVSKSSPREALAQETSVQAEADRNKRAVPEFVTEPSGTGKVESFTVLYGRSGDVEHGVVMLRTQDDRRTLARIPASDSATLAHLLNMDRTPVGSLGEIMMAADGVPEWRVA from the coding sequence ATGACCAGCATCCCCGAAGACCGCATCCCCGTCATCGTCGGCATCGGCGAGATCGTCGACCGCCCCAAGGAGATCACCGAGGGCCTCGAGCCGCTCGACCTGCTCGAACAGGCGCTGCGGCGCGCCGAAGCGGATGCGGGCGCAAAGCTGCTCGGCGAGGTGCAGTCGCTCGACGTCGTCAATTTCCTGAGCTGGCGCTATCGTGATCCCGAGAAGCTGCTGGCGCAACGCCTCGGCATCACGCCCGCGCATTGCTATTACGGGCCGGTCGGGGGCGAGAGCCCGATCCGCTTCATCCACGAGGCCGCCAAGCGCATCGCGCGCGGCGAATGCAGCGTCGCGGCGGTCTGCGGCGCGGAAGCGCAATCGACCGCGACCAAGGCCGAGCGCGCCGGCGCGAAGCTGCCATGGACGCCGTTCGCCCATGACGTCGAGGAGCCGAAGCGCGGCGCGGCGTTCCAGAAACCGCTGGCGGTGACGCTCGGCGTGTTTCGCCCCGTCACGGTCTATCCGTTCTACGAGGCGGCCTCCTCCGCGCATTGGGGACAAACACCACGCGAGGCGATGGCGGAGTCCGGTACGCTGTGGTCGCGATACTCCGAGGCCGCCGCGCAAAATCCCAACGCCTGGTTGAAGCGGCGCTATGCGCCGGACGAGATCACGACGCCAACGGCGGACAACCGCCTGATCGCCTGGCCGTACAACAAGCTCATGGTCGCCAATCCCAGCGTCAACATGGGCGGCGCGCTGCTGCTCACCAGCCTCGCCAAGGCGCGAGCGGCCGGGATTCCGGAGGACAAACTGGTCTACCCGCTCGGCGGAGCCTCCGCGGAAGAGCCGCGCGACTATCTGTTGCGCGACCAGTTCTACGAGAGCCATCCGCAGAACGCCGTGCTGAACGCCGTGATGGACCTCGCTGGCGGCGACGGCGGGAAGTTCGATGCGATCGAGCTCTACAGCTGTTTCCCCTGCGTGCCGAAGATGGCGCGGCGGACGCTGGGCCTCGGCGCCGACGTACAACCGACCGTGACCGGCGGCCTCACCTTCTTCGGCGCGCCGCTCAACACCTACATGACGCATGCGGCCTGCGCGATGGTGCGCCGCGTGCGCGATGGCGCAAGGCTCGGCCTGCTCTACGGACAAGGCGGGTTCGTCACCAAGCACCATGCCCTGGTGGTGTCGAAGAGCTCGCCGCGCGAGGCGCTGGCACAGGAGACCAGCGTGCAGGCTGAAGCTGATCGCAACAAGCGAGCGGTGCCGGAGTTCGTGACGGAGCCGAGCGGCACGGGCAAGGTCGAGAGCTTTACCGTGCTGTACGGCCGTAGCGGCGATGTCGAGCACGGCGTGGTCATGCTGCGGACGCAAGACGACCGGCGCACGCTGGCGCGGATTCCAGCGAGTGACAGCGCGACATTGGCACACCTGCTCAACATGGACCGCACGCCGGTGGGTTCGCTCGGCGAGATCATGATGGCCGCGGATGGCGTGCCGGAGTGGCGGGTGGCTTAG
- a CDS encoding efflux RND transporter periplasmic adaptor subunit: protein MSPTEPRSPVSHRKLGIFGVVALIAAGLIVGTGIRAREEQGSRLKEWTDDQAVPSVAVALPNAKTRNATIDLPGRLEAYYRAPIFARVSGYLKSWSADIGARVKAGQVIAEIEAPDLDQQLLQARADLASQQASARLSEATLNRRKTLVASNFVSAQEIDERTADLSNKNAAVHSGQANVERLEALAGYKKISVPFDGVVTARDTDVGALINAGGGSGPAMFVVSDITKLRVYVNVPQNYVPAIKIGAKATMVMPEYPNRTFQATVEASSQAVDVASGTTRMQLGLDNSSGELMPGGYASVKLSLQRDSAPLSIPASALIFNGSGLRVATVGPDDKVLFKPVTIARDLGREIELASGIAADDRVITAPPDGLSDGDAVRVVGAGAKSKPATASEKQAPKS from the coding sequence ATGTCGCCCACTGAACCCCGCTCCCCGGTGTCGCACCGGAAACTGGGCATCTTCGGCGTGGTGGCGCTGATCGCGGCAGGCCTCATCGTCGGCACCGGCATTCGCGCTCGCGAGGAGCAGGGCTCCAGGCTGAAGGAATGGACCGACGACCAGGCGGTTCCCAGCGTCGCGGTGGCTCTGCCCAACGCCAAGACCCGCAATGCCACTATCGATCTGCCGGGCCGGCTCGAAGCCTATTACCGCGCCCCGATCTTCGCGCGCGTCTCCGGCTACCTGAAGAGCTGGAGCGCCGACATCGGCGCCCGCGTCAAGGCGGGGCAGGTGATCGCCGAGATCGAGGCGCCGGACCTCGACCAGCAGCTCCTGCAGGCCCGCGCCGACCTCGCCAGTCAGCAGGCCAGCGCCAGGCTGTCGGAAGCCACGCTGAACCGACGCAAGACGCTTGTCGCCTCGAATTTCGTCTCGGCGCAGGAGATCGACGAGCGCACCGCGGACCTCTCCAACAAGAACGCCGCGGTTCATTCAGGCCAGGCCAATGTCGAGCGGCTGGAAGCGCTGGCCGGCTACAAGAAGATCTCGGTGCCGTTCGACGGCGTGGTGACGGCGCGCGATACCGACGTCGGTGCGCTGATCAACGCGGGCGGCGGCTCGGGCCCGGCGATGTTCGTGGTCTCCGACATCACCAAGCTGCGCGTCTACGTCAACGTGCCCCAGAACTACGTGCCGGCGATCAAGATCGGTGCCAAGGCCACGATGGTGATGCCGGAATACCCGAACCGGACATTCCAGGCTACGGTGGAGGCGTCCTCGCAGGCCGTCGACGTCGCCTCGGGCACGACGCGCATGCAGCTCGGGCTCGACAATTCGAGCGGCGAGCTGATGCCCGGCGGCTACGCCAGCGTGAAGCTCAGTTTGCAGCGCGACAGCGCGCCGCTCAGCATTCCCGCCAGCGCCCTGATTTTCAACGGCAGCGGCCTGCGCGTCGCCACCGTCGGCCCGGACGACAAGGTGCTGTTCAAGCCCGTGACCATCGCCCGCGATCTCGGCCGCGAGATCGAGCTTGCTTCGGGCATTGCAGCGGATGATCGTGTCATCACCGCTCCGCCGGATGGCCTCTCAGACGGTGATGCCGTTCGCGTGGTTGGCGCCGGCGCCAAGAGCAAGCCGGCCACCGCGTCGGAAAAACAGGCGCCGAAGAGTTAA